Genomic DNA from Halobaculum sp. CBA1158:
GTTTCGCGTCGCCGAAGGCCGTCGATCCCCAGCGTCGCCGTGAGAACGAGGAAGAAGGCGACCGCCACGGGGGCGTGCGCGGCGGTGTCGGAGGGGAACGCCCCGACGCCGGCCATCGAAAGCGTCGTGACCGCGAACAGGGCCGCGACGAGGCGGCCCGCGCGGTCGGGCGCGTCCGTCCACAGCGCCCACGCGTACGCGACCCCGGCGATCCCGCCGACGATCAGCCCGCCGTTGAACGCCGTCGCGACCGCCGGGTCGCCGGCGACGCCCAGATCCGAGAGGGCGTTCGCGCGCCAGGCGAACCACGGCGCGAGCGCGACGGCGAGGGCGATCCCGCCGAGCGACGGGACCGTCGAGGCGACGCCGGCGATCGCGGCGACGCGGCGGGGGCGGTCGGGTGACACGGACGGGGATCGCGCCCGCGGCGACATGGTCGTTTCCCAACCGCGGTGAACGGGCGAGGCGTGTCCCCGACCCGAACCCTTTCCTCGCCGACGGCCCCACCTCCGCCGATGACCGACCTCGACCTCCCGGCGCTGGGACTGGGCACCTCCGCGAACGACGACTTCGAGGAGTGCGCCGAGACCGTCCGCACGGCCCTGGAGGTGGGCTACCGCCACGTCGACACCGCACAGATGTACGACAACGAGGCCGCCGTCGGCGAGGGCATCCGCCGCGCTGACGTGGACCGCGAGGACGTCGTGGTGGCGACGAAAGTCCACCCGGACAACCTCGCGTACGACGACGCGAAACGCACCACTCGCGAGTCGCTGGAGCGCCTCGAACTCGACGCCGTCGACCTGCTGTACGTCCATTGGCCGATCTCGGCGTACGACCCCGAGGAGACGCTGCGCGCGATGGACGAACTCCGCGCGGAGGGGCTGTGCGACCACGTCGGCCTGTCGAACTTCACCCCCGATCTGCTCGACGAGGCGCGGGGGATCCTCGATTCGCCGGTCGCGGCCCATCAGGTGGAGTGTCACCCGCTGTTACCGCAGGAGGGACTCCGGGAGTACGCCGTCGAGCACGGCCACTCCCTCGTCGGCTACTCGCCGCTCGGTCGAGGCGAGGCGCTGGACGACCCCCTGCTGACGGAGATCGCCGAGAAACACGACACCTCCACGGCGGCGGTGTGTCTCGCGTGGGCGTTCGCACAGGAGGCGCTCGTTCCGATCCCGAAGGCGACCGGCGACCACGTCCGCGCGAACTTCGAGGCGCAGGAGGTAGAGCTAGACCGGGAAGACCTCGACCGCATCGCCGAGTACGACGTGCGCGAGCGCGTCATCGACCCCGACGACGCCGCCTGGAATCGGTAGTCGCGCCGGGTACGTCGCGTGCGGTCGCATCGGGTCGTCACGTCAGGTCGTGTCGGCGACGATGTCGATCCCGTGCGTTCTTCACCGAGGCCGTCCCACTCCCGTGCGTGTATAAACGGGGGCACCTCGGCGTCGCGATGCTCACGCTCGCGCCGATCACGTTCTGGCTGTTGACCGCCGGCTACCCGGTGTTCGCCGTGCTCGTCGCCGGCACGGTGCTGTACCTCGCGATGCTGCCCGACGTGGACCACCGGATCCCCGGGATCCCCCACCGGGGGCCGACCCACTCGCTTTTGTTCGCGGGCGTGGTCGGCGGCGTCTTCGCCGGCGCGGCGTCGCTCGTCGAACCCGTCCTCTCGGTCGCCGTGCCCGGCGGCGTCTCGATGGTCGCGTTCGGCTTCCTGCTCGGATTCGGGAGCGTCGTCGCGCACCTCCTGGGCGACGTGATCACCCCCGCCGGCGTCAACTTCCTGTGGCCGTACCCCCGGGAGTGGTCGCTGTATCTGACGACCGCGGACTCAACGCTCTGGAACTGGGGGCTGTTCGTGCTCGGCGTGTTCGCGATGGGGGCCTCGGTCGCGTTCGCCGTGCGGGGACTGCCGATCTGAACCGTCGGGGGGCGCGGATCGCGCCACAAGACCTATTCCATCGGCGTCTGCGGTTCGAGCCATGGTCCCCCTCCAGAACGCCGCGGGCGGTCTCGCCCTCCTGATCAGCCTCCTGTTCTTCGCCCTGTTCATCTACATGGTGTACTGGACGTACAC
This window encodes:
- a CDS encoding DUF998 domain-containing protein, with product MSPDRPRRVAAIAGVASTVPSLGGIALAVALAPWFAWRANALSDLGVAGDPAVATAFNGGLIVGGIAGVAYAWALWTDAPDRAGRLVAALFAVTTLSMAGVGAFPSDTAAHAPVAVAFFLVLTATLGIDGLRRRETLVGRLLVVSPVVHLGAWWAWLAALDLGDGIAIPELVGALLLAAWVLAWSPVAPLAGRFLGDDP
- a CDS encoding metal-dependent hydrolase, whose product is MYKRGHLGVAMLTLAPITFWLLTAGYPVFAVLVAGTVLYLAMLPDVDHRIPGIPHRGPTHSLLFAGVVGGVFAGAASLVEPVLSVAVPGGVSMVAFGFLLGFGSVVAHLLGDVITPAGVNFLWPYPREWSLYLTTADSTLWNWGLFVLGVFAMGASVAFAVRGLPI
- a CDS encoding aldo/keto reductase; this encodes MTDLDLPALGLGTSANDDFEECAETVRTALEVGYRHVDTAQMYDNEAAVGEGIRRADVDREDVVVATKVHPDNLAYDDAKRTTRESLERLELDAVDLLYVHWPISAYDPEETLRAMDELRAEGLCDHVGLSNFTPDLLDEARGILDSPVAAHQVECHPLLPQEGLREYAVEHGHSLVGYSPLGRGEALDDPLLTEIAEKHDTSTAAVCLAWAFAQEALVPIPKATGDHVRANFEAQEVELDREDLDRIAEYDVRERVIDPDDAAWNR